The Deinococcus puniceus genome segment TGTGCCTCGTCTATCACGGCGCGTGGGCGGCCAAAGAAGGCAAATTGGGCGTGTATTCGGCGCTGACGGGGCGGGGCGTGGCGGTGGTGATTCCAGATGCGGCCCTGCACGGGGAACGTCAAGCCGATACGCCGCCCGATTTGAACGCCCGCGAATACGTCTGGGAGAGCGTGCGCCGCACAGTAGCCGAAGCCCCGGCGCTGATAGATGCACTGGAAGACCTGTTTGGCCCGCACCCGGAGAAAAGGCGTCCGCTGTGGATTGTGGGCAGCAGCATGGGCGGGTACGTGGCGCAAACGCTGATGCAGACCGAGCGGCGCGTGTCGCGTGTGGCGGCCCTGATCACATCGGGCGTATGGGCGGAGCCAGAGGTGGGGCAACCCCAATTGCGCGAGTTTCTGGACGCCCACCGCCCCCTGACGCACGCCACCAAAGCTCCATCAATTCCTCTGCTGCTGGCGAGCGGCGAGGCTGACCCGACTTTTCCCCTTGCTGCCCATCACCACCCGACTGCCGCCGCCTACCGCGCAGCCTATGCACAGGCCGGAGCCGCCCACCTGCTGCACGAGGCGACTTTTGCGGGCGTGGCCCATTACACCAGCGTGAGCATGCGCGATCACGTACTAGATTTTTTGAAAGAAAATTTTGACAAAGCCTAGTGAAGGATGGAGACCAAATGAGCGAAACGTCAATTGTAGAATTTTTTGAAAAGATGAAAGCATTCGCTTCTCCTGAGGAAATTATAGAACACGTAGCAGATATTAAAACAAAAAAGCCCAAAATCAGCGATGATGCCATATGGGACAAAATATGT includes the following:
- a CDS encoding alpha/beta fold hydrolase; amino-acid sequence: MTREFSPTDPHAAPLHGQTPYQIERRVLAGVPCLIERPVEGVEIRALCLVYHGAWAAKEGKLGVYSALTGRGVAVVIPDAALHGERQADTPPDLNAREYVWESVRRTVAEAPALIDALEDLFGPHPEKRRPLWIVGSSMGGYVAQTLMQTERRVSRVAALITSGVWAEPEVGQPQLREFLDAHRPLTHATKAPSIPLLLASGEADPTFPLAAHHHPTAAAYRAAYAQAGAAHLLHEATFAGVAHYTSVSMRDHVLDFLKENFDKA